From Pseudomonadota bacterium, the proteins below share one genomic window:
- a CDS encoding TIGR01777 family protein — MTGAQGLVGSALRSRLTDAGCQVTGLTRSARPGALTWNPHGSWDASPLEGFDAVVHLAGESVAQPWTSARKQAIMESRSAGTASLCRALAGLAHPPPTLICASAIGLYGDRGDTLLDEQSGSGEGFLAEVVKAWEAAAEPAREAGLRVVHLRLGVVLSPRGGALTKMLGPFRAGLGGPVGGGGQYMSWISLDDATRAFEFVLENDETRGAYNLVSPSPVTNGAFTAALGRALRRPACIPLPRLAVSTLFGQMGREVLLFSQRVSSARLSAAGFDFNDTQIDDTLRRILASP; from the coding sequence ATGACGGGAGCCCAGGGTCTGGTGGGGAGCGCGCTTCGATCGCGTCTCACCGACGCTGGCTGTCAGGTCACCGGGCTCACGAGAAGCGCCCGTCCAGGGGCGCTGACATGGAACCCACACGGTTCGTGGGACGCCTCCCCTCTCGAGGGGTTTGACGCAGTGGTTCACCTGGCCGGGGAATCGGTGGCGCAGCCCTGGACGTCGGCGCGCAAGCAGGCCATCATGGAGAGCCGCAGCGCGGGAACCGCATCGCTGTGCAGGGCGCTGGCGGGACTCGCGCATCCGCCGCCCACGCTCATCTGCGCCTCTGCCATCGGCCTGTACGGGGACCGCGGCGATACCCTCCTCGACGAGCAGAGCGGTTCCGGCGAAGGCTTCCTCGCCGAGGTGGTGAAGGCGTGGGAGGCTGCCGCGGAACCCGCGCGAGAGGCGGGACTTCGCGTGGTTCACCTGCGCCTCGGAGTCGTGCTCTCACCCCGCGGCGGCGCGCTCACCAAGATGCTGGGGCCCTTCCGTGCCGGTCTCGGGGGTCCCGTGGGCGGCGGCGGCCAGTACATGAGCTGGATCAGCCTCGATGACGCGACGCGGGCCTTCGAGTTCGTGCTCGAGAACGATGAGACCCGAGGCGCCTACAACCTCGTCAGTCCCTCTCCCGTGACCAATGGCGCCTTCACCGCCGCACTGGGGCGCGCCTTGCGTCGACCGGCCTGCATCCCGCTTCCGCGCCTGGCGGTGAGCACCCTGTTCGGTCAGATGGGGCGCGAGGTGCTGCTGTTCAGCCAGCGGGTCTCTTCTGCGCGGCTGTCTGCAGCGGG